One Longimicrobiales bacterium DNA window includes the following coding sequences:
- a CDS encoding heme lyase CcmF/NrfE family subunit, with the protein MTTLGEFALWVALPVAAWGTVLGFAGGRSQRGDLVLSAERSIYAVFFLLVLAAAGVMNAFLTDQFQYWYVASYSNRELELFYKITGLWAGQRGSLLFWALLLGFFSSIAVFGNRKKHREFMPYVAAVLQAVLLFFIVVLLFANVNPFEQLAFTPANGQGLNPQLQNYWMTIHPPTLYLGFTAFTIPFAFAVAALLNGRLDARWIQLTRRWILTSWLFLSVGIIFGMRWAYLELGWGGYWFWDPVENASLLPWLTATAFLHSIQIQETRGMLKVWNMSLVLMTFLLTLFATFLTRSGLIESVHSFAEELTIAFIFLGFMGSVLAGCIILILYRLPELRSENRIESFLSRESAFLFNNLMLIGAAFAVFWGTIFPLVAEAVTGEKISVGPPFFEKVNFPIGLVLLALAGIGPVIAWRRASKRNLQKNFFLPTAIGLVVAIGLWIANARHPLALITWSICAFVTAVIAIEFWKGTRARARIEGEGHVLALFHLVSRNRRRWGGYVVHIGMVMLYFGFAGSAYNVDERAHLSPGEMIQVASPFGHVYDLTYEGISISVGRGQRNLMWQAIATVSVVREGKSLGILTTEKRQYVTADNLMTEVGVRSTVQEDLYLILSAMDDINGALSADSDAQGIDLQVLIKPFVRWIWYGGLMLTGGTIIALWPSVDKKRLALEEATDEQEAEPALAGAGD; encoded by the coding sequence GTGACCACCCTCGGCGAGTTCGCCCTATGGGTCGCGCTTCCCGTGGCGGCTTGGGGTACGGTGCTCGGATTCGCAGGAGGACGGTCGCAAAGGGGCGACTTGGTCCTGAGCGCAGAACGCAGCATTTACGCCGTGTTCTTCTTACTCGTTCTGGCAGCCGCGGGCGTAATGAACGCCTTCCTGACGGATCAGTTCCAATACTGGTACGTGGCCAGCTACTCGAACCGTGAACTTGAGCTCTTTTACAAGATCACGGGGCTGTGGGCCGGGCAGCGGGGTTCGTTGTTGTTCTGGGCTCTGTTGTTGGGCTTCTTTTCCAGCATCGCTGTGTTTGGGAATCGGAAGAAGCACCGTGAGTTCATGCCCTATGTGGCCGCTGTCCTCCAAGCAGTACTCCTGTTTTTCATTGTGGTGCTTCTGTTCGCTAACGTGAATCCGTTCGAGCAGCTCGCATTCACGCCTGCCAATGGGCAGGGTCTGAATCCACAGCTCCAGAACTACTGGATGACGATTCACCCGCCCACGCTTTATCTCGGCTTCACCGCGTTCACGATTCCGTTCGCGTTCGCAGTGGCGGCCCTGCTCAATGGTCGACTGGACGCTCGCTGGATTCAGCTGACTCGACGGTGGATTCTCACGTCGTGGCTGTTCCTGTCGGTCGGAATCATCTTTGGAATGCGGTGGGCATACCTTGAGTTAGGGTGGGGTGGCTACTGGTTCTGGGATCCGGTCGAGAACGCGTCGCTCTTGCCGTGGCTGACCGCGACGGCGTTTCTGCACTCCATACAGATCCAAGAAACACGTGGGATGCTGAAGGTCTGGAACATGTCATTGGTGCTCATGACGTTCCTCCTCACCCTCTTCGCAACGTTCCTGACCCGCTCAGGGCTTATCGAGTCGGTGCATTCGTTCGCAGAGGAACTGACGATCGCCTTCATCTTCCTCGGGTTCATGGGGTCGGTGCTGGCGGGATGTATCATTCTTATCCTTTACCGACTTCCGGAGCTGCGGAGTGAGAACCGGATCGAGTCGTTCTTGTCTCGAGAGTCTGCGTTCCTCTTCAACAACCTGATGCTGATCGGTGCGGCCTTTGCCGTCTTCTGGGGCACCATCTTCCCGCTCGTGGCAGAAGCAGTGACCGGAGAGAAAATCAGCGTGGGGCCTCCGTTCTTCGAGAAGGTGAATTTCCCCATTGGACTGGTCTTGCTCGCCCTGGCCGGCATCGGGCCGGTGATTGCCTGGCGAAGGGCCTCAAAGCGCAACCTGCAGAAGAACTTCTTTCTGCCTACCGCGATCGGTCTGGTGGTCGCGATCGGCTTGTGGATTGCGAATGCTCGACACCCCCTTGCGCTCATTACGTGGAGCATATGCGCGTTCGTGACCGCGGTCATCGCAATCGAGTTCTGGAAGGGCACAAGAGCGAGGGCCCGAATCGAAGGTGAAGGGCACGTGCTCGCCTTGTTCCACCTCGTGTCGCGCAACCGGCGCCGGTGGGGTGGCTACGTCGTTCACATCGGAATGGTGATGCTGTACTTCGGGTTCGCCGGGTCAGCGTACAATGTGGACGAACGTGCGCATCTCAGCCCTGGTGAGATGATCCAGGTAGCTTCGCCGTTCGGGCATGTGTACGACCTGACGTATGAGGGGATCTCAATATCGGTCGGGCGTGGTCAGCGGAATCTCATGTGGCAGGCGATCGCCACGGTGTCGGTGGTTCGTGAAGGCAAGTCCTTAGGCATTCTCACGACCGAGAAACGCCAGTATGTCACGGCGGACAATCTCATGACGGAGGTAGGCGTCCGATCGACCGTCCAGGAGGATCTGTACCTGATTCTCTCTGCAATGGACGACATCAACGGGGCGCTGAGTGCCGACTCGGACGCCCAGGGCATCGACCTCCAGGTGCTCATCAAGCCGTTTGTGAGATGGATCTGGTACGGCGGCTTGATGCTCACTGGGGGCACCATCATCGCCCTTTGGCCGAGCGTGGATAAGAAACGGCTCGCTCTCGAAGAAGCTACGGACGAACAGGAAGCCGAGCCCGCGCTGGCTGGCGCTGGCGACTAG
- a CDS encoding cytochrome c maturation protein CcmE, translating to MKKHGRFMVGLVGVAAIVSYLMWTGVSQSMVYYLTPIELLARVEVDPTFHEVGVKVSGEVIPGSYARVDGELLHTFLVRDLVDESVSFPVEYRDALPDTFSDDVEVVLEGRLRPDGVFAAATLLTKCGSRYEAAPEDLERQQDLIG from the coding sequence ATGAAAAAGCACGGACGATTCATGGTGGGTCTGGTGGGTGTGGCTGCCATTGTGTCCTATCTGATGTGGACGGGGGTCAGTCAGAGCATGGTCTACTACCTCACTCCCATCGAACTCCTAGCGCGAGTCGAGGTCGACCCGACGTTCCACGAGGTGGGGGTAAAGGTGAGTGGCGAGGTCATTCCTGGGAGCTACGCCAGGGTGGATGGCGAACTGCTTCACACCTTCTTGGTGCGAGACCTCGTCGACGAATCGGTGAGCTTCCCGGTCGAGTACCGTGACGCGCTCCCAGACACGTTTTCCGACGACGTGGAGGTTGTGCTCGAAGGGCGGCTCCGCCCCGACGGAGTGTTTGCGGCCGCGACGCTCCTCACTAAGTGTGGCAGTCGTTATGAAGCGGCTCCAGAAGATCTCGAGCGGCAACAGGACCTGATCGGGTGA
- a CDS encoding Maf family protein has translation MTGPRLVLASASPRRAAVLRQLGLDPVIRPADVDETYEPGEAPSKHVERLARAKADALVVVESDALIIAGDTVVVDGDVVLGKPAGPEEAVEMLLSLSGRSHVVMSGIAIAGAHGVVSRVVETVVRFRELSAEDAARYVATEEPLDKAGAYGIQGLGAALVTGLEGDYYSVVGFPVVAFVDLLAEAGWRYDFGRLTPTA, from the coding sequence ATGACCGGCCCCAGACTCGTACTGGCCTCGGCCTCACCACGCCGGGCGGCCGTTCTACGCCAGCTCGGACTCGATCCGGTGATTCGCCCCGCGGACGTCGACGAGACGTACGAGCCCGGTGAGGCACCCTCTAAGCACGTTGAGCGACTCGCACGTGCGAAGGCAGACGCCCTTGTTGTTGTGGAATCAGATGCGCTCATCATCGCAGGGGACACTGTTGTCGTAGATGGGGATGTGGTCCTGGGGAAACCCGCGGGGCCGGAAGAAGCCGTTGAGATGCTGCTCTCTCTGTCGGGGAGAAGCCACGTCGTCATGAGCGGGATCGCGATCGCCGGTGCTCACGGCGTCGTGAGCCGAGTCGTCGAAACCGTCGTGCGATTTCGAGAGCTCTCAGCCGAGGACGCCGCGCGTTATGTGGCGACCGAGGAGCCGCTCGATAAAGCCGGCGCCTACGGAATCCAGGGACTTGGAGCCGCGTTGGTGACGGGTCTCGAGGGAGACTACTATTCGGTTGTGGGCTTCCCGGTGGTAGCGTTCGTTGATCTCTTGGCCGAAGCTGGTTGGAGGTACGACTTCGGAAGGCTCACCCCGACGGCTTGA
- the dtd gene encoding D-aminoacyl-tRNA deacylase: MRVVLQRVEKASVSVGGVRIGEVGRGHLLLVGFTQGDGPDQIAWMTEKIMGLRVFPDDAEKMNLSLDDISGDLLVVSQFTLYGDTTKGRRPSFVRAAPPDIAIPLYESFVQQLKGRSFGRVETGEFGANMAVELVNDGPVTLVLERE; this comes from the coding sequence GTGAGGGTCGTACTCCAACGAGTAGAGAAAGCCTCGGTCTCTGTGGGCGGGGTCCGTATTGGTGAGGTGGGTCGAGGGCACCTTCTCCTCGTCGGGTTCACTCAGGGTGACGGGCCGGATCAAATCGCGTGGATGACCGAGAAGATCATGGGTCTGAGAGTGTTTCCCGACGATGCCGAAAAAATGAACCTCTCTCTGGATGACATTTCCGGAGATCTCCTCGTGGTCAGCCAGTTCACCTTGTACGGCGACACGACCAAGGGTCGGCGGCCGAGCTTCGTGCGAGCGGCTCCGCCTGATATAGCGATTCCCTTGTACGAGTCCTTTGTGCAGCAGTTGAAAGGCAGGAGCTTTGGGCGAGTCGAGACGGGTGAGTTTGGTGCGAACATGGCTGTCGAGCTTGTCAACGATGGTCCAGTCACCCTCGTGTTGGAGCGCGAATGA
- the glmS gene encoding glutamine--fructose-6-phosphate transaminase (isomerizing) — translation MCGIVGYIGPKAAAPVLLEGLKRLEYRGYDSAGVALLDSDGLKVVKRTGKLGVLEAALGALPLNCGCGIGHTRWATHGAPTQPNAHPHTSRAGDIAMVHNGIFENAESIRAQLLAEGFAFVSETDTEVIVHLIDHLWVDGDPMEDAVAAALRLVEGAYGIAVVSSRDPDKIVVARNGSPLLIGVGHNGEMLAGSDAAAVIAHTREVVYLDDGDYAVLTSDGYRTYRLEGSEVDRGSHQVTWDLESIEKGGYEHFMLKEIFEQPSSLRDVMRGRLLEDEGDARLGGIVDHHFELDQMRRIVVTACGTSWHAGLVGEYMLEELARIPVDVEYASEFRYRNSVLEEGTMALAISQSGETADTLAAMREAAQRGVPTMGVVNAVGSTIARDTDFGVYLHAGPEIGVASTKAFTSQIVALALFTLYIGRRRHMSVLQGREMVQALKALPDQVEEVLALNDELRDLAAVYSDARNFLYLGRGYQFPVALEGALKLKEVSYIHAEGYPAAEMKHGPIALIDNDMPVVVLAPRDAVYQKVVSNIEELKARNGRIIAVVSDDAPELAGKVDHLIRVPQTIPSLLPVLTTVPLQLLAYHMAILRGTDVDQPRNLAKSVTVE, via the coding sequence ATGTGTGGAATCGTTGGATACATCGGGCCGAAGGCCGCGGCGCCGGTCCTCCTCGAAGGCTTGAAGCGTCTGGAGTATCGTGGATACGACTCAGCAGGGGTCGCGCTCCTCGATAGCGACGGGTTGAAGGTCGTGAAGCGGACCGGGAAGCTGGGGGTCTTGGAAGCGGCGCTCGGGGCGTTACCTCTGAACTGTGGCTGCGGCATCGGCCACACACGTTGGGCGACACACGGAGCGCCCACCCAGCCCAACGCACACCCCCACACCTCGCGTGCCGGTGACATTGCGATGGTCCACAACGGGATCTTCGAAAACGCCGAGAGTATCCGAGCCCAACTCCTCGCTGAGGGCTTCGCGTTCGTGTCGGAGACCGACACGGAAGTCATCGTCCATCTCATTGATCATCTGTGGGTTGACGGTGACCCAATGGAGGACGCAGTGGCTGCTGCGCTGCGGCTGGTCGAGGGCGCCTACGGTATTGCGGTCGTTTCGAGCCGCGATCCCGACAAGATCGTTGTCGCGCGCAACGGAAGCCCTCTTCTGATCGGGGTGGGGCACAACGGTGAAATGCTCGCCGGTTCGGATGCTGCAGCCGTTATCGCCCACACGCGGGAAGTCGTCTATCTGGACGATGGTGACTACGCGGTTCTCACATCCGACGGGTATCGCACTTATCGGCTAGAAGGATCCGAGGTCGATCGGGGTAGCCATCAGGTGACCTGGGATCTGGAATCGATCGAGAAGGGTGGGTACGAGCACTTCATGTTGAAGGAGATCTTCGAGCAGCCCTCCTCGCTGCGAGATGTGATGCGAGGACGACTACTCGAAGATGAAGGTGACGCGCGGCTCGGGGGGATCGTGGACCACCATTTCGAGCTGGACCAGATGCGTCGAATCGTGGTGACCGCGTGCGGGACGAGTTGGCACGCGGGACTCGTCGGCGAGTACATGCTTGAAGAGCTTGCCCGTATTCCGGTGGACGTCGAGTACGCGTCAGAATTTCGCTACCGAAATTCGGTTCTCGAAGAGGGCACGATGGCCCTCGCGATCAGTCAGTCGGGTGAGACCGCGGACACTCTGGCGGCGATGAGGGAAGCGGCCCAACGCGGCGTACCGACCATGGGGGTCGTGAATGCGGTTGGGTCGACGATCGCTCGAGACACGGACTTCGGGGTGTACCTCCACGCGGGCCCGGAAATCGGGGTCGCGTCGACTAAGGCCTTCACCAGTCAGATTGTGGCGCTTGCGCTCTTCACGCTTTACATAGGCCGCCGCCGGCACATGTCGGTGCTGCAGGGTCGAGAGATGGTCCAGGCGCTGAAGGCGCTTCCTGATCAGGTGGAGGAGGTTCTCGCCCTCAACGATGAACTCCGCGACTTGGCCGCAGTGTACTCGGACGCCCGCAACTTCCTCTATCTCGGCCGAGGGTATCAGTTCCCTGTCGCGCTCGAGGGGGCGTTGAAGTTGAAGGAGGTCAGCTACATCCATGCGGAGGGTTACCCTGCGGCGGAGATGAAGCACGGGCCGATCGCGCTCATCGACAACGACATGCCGGTAGTCGTCTTGGCCCCGCGCGATGCGGTGTATCAGAAGGTGGTATCGAACATCGAAGAGCTTAAGGCGAGGAACGGTCGGATCATTGCTGTGGTGAGTGATGACGCCCCGGAGTTGGCGGGGAAGGTGGATCACCTGATTCGGGTACCGCAGACGATCCCGTCGTTGCTACCGGTCCTGACGACGGTGCCCCTCCAACTGCTGGCCTACCACATGGCGATCTTGCGAGGCACTGACGTCGACCAGCCGCGAAACCTCGCGAAGTCGGTCACAGTGGAGTGA
- the glmM gene encoding phosphoglucosamine mutase, translating to MPIDLPENLMVSVSGVRGRVADPLTPELMAGIAASFGTFMLGERGDGPICVARDSRTSGPMFSRAVIAGLQSVGVDVVDLGVVPTPTLLLAVEDSEAIGGMCVTASHNPAQWNALKLVDSEGIFLDADLSGRFRVALTSREPKRAAWDALGEVTTDADAWARHLEEILALPHLDVPALQARKLKVAVDCVRGAGGPAMQDLLERLGCEFEGIGMEPDGRFPRDPEPTAANLADLGALVRDIGADIGLAVDPDADRLSLVDETGTAMGEDLTLALASAAVLRRSPGPVVTNLSTSQVVEDVARAFHAPIFRSPVGEVNVARRMQAEDAVVGGEGNGGVILSALHHTRDAPLAAALVLQHLVDENVTASEAAARWPNYEIVKVKVDFPREALASAYEALEADLSGSTVDRADGLRLAWEDRSAWLHVRPSGTEPIVRLIAEARERSVAQELVDRAAQLLDGVA from the coding sequence GTGCCAATCGATCTCCCCGAGAATCTCATGGTCAGCGTCTCCGGCGTTCGAGGCCGTGTCGCCGACCCACTGACGCCGGAACTCATGGCGGGTATTGCTGCTTCTTTCGGGACATTCATGCTGGGCGAACGTGGTGACGGTCCGATCTGCGTCGCTCGCGACTCCCGCACTTCTGGCCCGATGTTCTCAAGGGCTGTCATCGCGGGTCTCCAGTCGGTTGGTGTCGACGTCGTCGACTTGGGCGTGGTGCCTACGCCCACCTTGTTATTGGCCGTAGAGGACAGTGAGGCGATCGGCGGCATGTGTGTTACTGCGAGCCACAACCCGGCGCAGTGGAACGCGCTCAAGCTCGTCGATAGTGAGGGCATCTTTCTGGATGCTGATCTGTCCGGACGTTTCCGGGTGGCGTTGACGTCGAGGGAACCGAAGCGAGCTGCGTGGGATGCCTTGGGCGAAGTCACCACCGACGCTGATGCATGGGCGCGTCATCTCGAAGAGATCTTGGCTCTGCCGCATCTAGACGTGCCAGCGCTACAGGCGCGCAAGCTGAAGGTCGCCGTTGATTGCGTCAGAGGTGCCGGCGGCCCTGCGATGCAGGATCTGCTGGAAAGACTCGGCTGCGAGTTCGAAGGAATCGGGATGGAGCCGGATGGCCGTTTCCCCAGAGATCCGGAGCCGACTGCCGCGAACTTGGCGGATCTGGGAGCATTGGTCCGAGACATTGGGGCCGACATCGGTTTGGCGGTGGACCCGGATGCCGACCGTCTCTCGTTGGTGGACGAAACCGGCACTGCGATGGGCGAGGACCTCACGTTGGCGCTTGCTTCTGCTGCCGTGCTACGTCGCTCGCCGGGGCCGGTTGTGACGAATCTTTCTACGAGTCAGGTGGTGGAAGACGTGGCCCGCGCCTTTCATGCCCCGATCTTTCGGTCGCCGGTCGGCGAGGTCAACGTCGCCCGCCGCATGCAGGCCGAAGATGCGGTCGTGGGGGGTGAAGGGAATGGCGGTGTGATTCTGTCCGCGCTACACCACACTAGGGATGCACCCCTTGCAGCGGCCCTCGTCTTGCAGCACTTGGTTGATGAAAACGTGACGGCCTCGGAAGCCGCCGCACGGTGGCCGAATTATGAGATCGTCAAAGTGAAGGTGGACTTCCCGCGCGAAGCCTTGGCATCGGCTTACGAAGCGCTTGAAGCCGATTTGTCGGGCAGTACCGTGGACCGGGCCGACGGACTCCGGCTCGCGTGGGAGGACCGATCGGCCTGGCTTCACGTGAGGCCTTCGGGTACCGAGCCGATCGTCAGGCTGATTGCGGAGGCGCGCGAGCGCTCGGTCGCCCAGGAACTCGTCGACCGGGCTGCTCAGTTGCTCGACGGCGTGGCCTAA
- a CDS encoding PLP-dependent aspartate aminotransferase family protein — protein MSKRSFEGLGFGTRAVHAGVSPEPTTGAIMTPIFQTSTYVQPAVGEPLGGSYDYGRTANPTREALEANFAALEGGAQGVAFASGLAAIEAIVKRLSAGDHVVSEENTYGGTTRMFNHVLSRFGIEFSYVDTRDQDAIAAALRPETKLIHVETPTNPMMRLCDIRATAELAHGAGALLSVDNTFASPYNQQPLGLGADFTVHSSTKYINGHSDVIGGLVSVRDETLYDELMFIRKSSGAVPGPMDCWLTLRGTKTLHLRMRQHNANGMAIAKFLEAHSAVDAVHYPGLESHPQHDLAKRQMTGFTGMVSVDVGTLERAKALTEHLRFFALAESLGGVESLISVPALMTHGSVPEDRREAMGITQGLVRLSVGVEDEADLINDLDRVLS, from the coding sequence ATGAGCAAACGGTCCTTCGAAGGCCTCGGATTCGGCACCCGCGCGGTGCACGCCGGCGTCTCCCCAGAGCCGACCACTGGCGCGATCATGACGCCCATTTTCCAAACGTCCACGTACGTGCAACCAGCCGTGGGCGAACCACTTGGTGGGAGCTACGACTACGGAAGAACAGCGAATCCTACGCGGGAAGCGCTCGAGGCTAATTTTGCTGCACTGGAGGGAGGCGCACAGGGAGTCGCCTTCGCGTCCGGACTCGCGGCCATCGAAGCCATCGTCAAACGGCTGTCGGCGGGCGATCACGTCGTCAGTGAGGAAAACACCTACGGCGGCACGACGCGCATGTTCAACCACGTGCTGAGTCGGTTCGGGATCGAATTCTCCTATGTGGACACACGCGATCAGGACGCGATCGCGGCCGCGCTCCGCCCGGAGACGAAGCTGATCCACGTCGAGACGCCGACCAATCCAATGATGCGCCTGTGCGACATTCGCGCGACGGCGGAGCTTGCTCATGGTGCGGGGGCACTGTTGTCGGTCGACAACACGTTCGCCTCCCCCTACAACCAGCAGCCACTGGGACTCGGCGCGGACTTCACGGTCCATTCGTCGACCAAGTACATCAACGGTCACTCCGACGTCATCGGCGGACTGGTGTCCGTCCGAGACGAGACGCTCTATGACGAGCTGATGTTCATCCGAAAATCCTCGGGTGCGGTACCCGGCCCGATGGACTGCTGGCTAACCCTCCGCGGAACCAAGACCCTCCACCTCCGCATGCGGCAACACAATGCGAACGGAATGGCCATTGCGAAGTTCCTCGAAGCCCACAGTGCGGTCGACGCCGTGCACTACCCCGGTCTCGAGTCACACCCCCAACACGATCTCGCAAAGCGACAGATGACCGGGTTCACCGGAATGGTATCCGTCGACGTCGGCACGCTCGAACGTGCAAAGGCCCTTACCGAACACCTCCGCTTCTTCGCACTCGCAGAGAGTCTCGGCGGTGTCGAATCCCTGATCAGTGTTCCGGCGCTCATGACCCATGGCTCTGTACCGGAGGACCGACGTGAAGCGATGGGGATCACCCAGGGACTCGTGCGGCTCTCCGTGGGGGTCGAGGACGAGGCGGATTTGATCAACGACTTAGACCGGGTGCTCAGCTAG
- a CDS encoding M48 family metallopeptidase produces the protein MAEDQDGTVEQVENGGAKARRILTDIAPHSWEHPADKAALQALRRIPVFDDILRKIFGFMTERAFRLAFQASAVQVSEKQFPKVYQIYKESLKTLDVHEEYPLFISQTPIVNAGAWGMEKPFIILNSGTVRLLDDDQLAYVIGHEIGHIVSDHVLYKSMTVILLNLATMGFPIVGLAARAILVALLEWQRKSELSSDRAGLLTVQDPEIVLGTMLKMAGGGDDAETDLQEYIVQAEEYREGGDVVDQVFKVLNLLAQTHPFYTIRVNELRAWIESGDYDRIIRGEYARRGEADPAYQEDLKQAASAYAEDAKDFLDTIGDAAKRMGSDFVSGFKQ, from the coding sequence ATGGCGGAAGACCAGGACGGCACTGTGGAGCAGGTAGAGAACGGCGGAGCGAAGGCTCGCCGAATCCTGACCGACATTGCCCCACATTCATGGGAGCACCCGGCCGACAAGGCCGCGTTGCAGGCGCTCAGGCGCATTCCTGTATTCGACGACATCCTTCGTAAGATCTTCGGCTTTATGACCGAACGCGCGTTTCGACTCGCGTTTCAGGCAAGTGCAGTACAGGTCAGCGAGAAGCAGTTTCCGAAGGTTTATCAGATCTACAAGGAGAGCCTCAAGACGCTCGACGTCCACGAGGAGTATCCGCTCTTCATCTCCCAAACCCCGATCGTAAACGCTGGGGCATGGGGCATGGAAAAGCCGTTCATCATTTTGAACTCGGGTACCGTCCGCCTTCTCGACGACGACCAACTCGCATACGTGATCGGGCACGAGATCGGTCACATCGTCAGCGATCACGTTCTCTACAAGTCGATGACCGTGATCCTGCTCAACCTGGCGACAATGGGCTTCCCCATTGTCGGCCTGGCGGCACGTGCCATCTTGGTTGCGCTTCTTGAATGGCAGCGTAAATCAGAGCTGTCTTCGGATCGCGCCGGCCTCCTCACCGTGCAGGATCCCGAGATCGTACTCGGTACCATGCTCAAGATGGCCGGTGGCGGAGACGATGCAGAGACAGACCTCCAGGAGTACATCGTTCAGGCGGAGGAGTACCGCGAGGGCGGCGACGTCGTCGACCAGGTCTTCAAAGTCTTGAATCTCCTGGCCCAGACCCACCCCTTCTACACGATCCGTGTGAACGAGCTACGTGCGTGGATCGAATCGGGCGATTACGACCGGATCATCCGAGGGGAGTACGCACGTCGGGGCGAGGCAGATCCCGCTTACCAGGAGGACCTGAAACAGGCCGCGTCTGCCTACGCAGAGGACGCCAAGGACTTCCTGGACACTATCGGCGACGCCGCGAAGCGTATGGGCTCGGACTTCGTGAGCGGCTTCAAGCAGTAG
- the purD gene encoding phosphoribosylamine--glycine ligase, with product MRILIVGNGGREHALLWKLRRDAPSAEFFATQPNGGMADLCTPVEIAPGDITALSGWAAAHHIDLTVVGPEAPLAAGIVDRFERKGLPIFGPSQAAARIESSKAFSKDLMRTSGIPTAEYRTFTNLAGAEEWVRSQGAPIVVKASGLAAGKGAVVCMTEGEALETLRSMLGDLTFGEAGREVVIEAFMEGEEISVFAVTDGVNALILPPSQDHKRVGEGDTGPNTGGMGAYAPVSIATKELMEEARNVVILPTLRAMAAEGSPFKGLLYAGLMQTADGIKVVEFNCRFGDPETQVVLPMMEGSLLEPMLAVARGSLLHSGFAPARSGAAVSTVVASGGYPGSYEKGKPITLPSDLESDDLVVFHAGTKPSEEGLLTSGGRVLAVTSVAATLAEASTNSRAGANAIEFEGAFHRNDIGWRELERRGER from the coding sequence ATGCGCATTCTTATCGTTGGTAATGGCGGGCGCGAACACGCCCTTCTTTGGAAACTCCGCCGGGATGCCCCGAGCGCCGAGTTCTTCGCAACTCAACCGAACGGCGGCATGGCCGACCTGTGCACCCCGGTGGAGATCGCCCCTGGGGACATCACAGCCCTTTCCGGCTGGGCGGCGGCACACCACATCGACCTTACCGTGGTCGGTCCGGAAGCGCCGTTGGCGGCGGGTATCGTCGACCGCTTCGAGCGAAAAGGTCTCCCGATTTTCGGGCCTTCGCAGGCGGCCGCTCGTATCGAATCGAGCAAAGCGTTCTCTAAGGACCTGATGCGCACCTCAGGGATCCCGACCGCGGAGTACCGGACCTTCACGAACCTCGCAGGCGCAGAGGAATGGGTGCGGAGCCAGGGAGCACCTATCGTTGTCAAAGCCTCCGGCTTGGCGGCAGGGAAAGGCGCCGTAGTGTGCATGACCGAGGGCGAGGCGTTGGAAACACTCCGGTCGATGTTGGGCGACCTCACTTTCGGCGAAGCTGGGCGCGAAGTGGTGATCGAGGCGTTCATGGAGGGTGAAGAGATTTCCGTCTTCGCAGTAACGGACGGAGTCAACGCTCTCATCCTCCCCCCGTCCCAAGATCACAAACGGGTGGGAGAGGGAGACACCGGACCGAACACCGGAGGTATGGGCGCCTACGCTCCTGTATCCATCGCCACTAAAGAACTGATGGAGGAGGCGCGCAACGTCGTGATCCTCCCCACGCTCCGGGCGATGGCGGCTGAGGGCTCTCCGTTCAAAGGGCTCCTGTACGCGGGGCTCATGCAGACAGCCGACGGCATCAAGGTCGTCGAGTTCAACTGCCGGTTCGGTGACCCTGAAACTCAAGTGGTGCTCCCCATGATGGAGGGCTCACTCCTTGAACCGATGCTGGCTGTCGCCCGTGGCAGCCTCCTCCACTCAGGCTTCGCGCCAGCCCGATCTGGTGCAGCGGTATCGACCGTCGTCGCCTCCGGTGGCTATCCCGGATCGTACGAAAAAGGCAAACCCATCACGCTGCCCTCCGATCTGGAGTCCGACGACTTGGTGGTATTCCATGCGGGAACCAAGCCAAGCGAGGAGGGCCTGCTCACGTCAGGCGGCAGAGTCCTCGCGGTGACCTCGGTTGCAGCCACGCTCGCAGAAGCGAGCACCAACAGTCGTGCAGGTGCCAATGCGATTGAATTCGAGGGAGCCTTCCACCGTAACGACATTGGGTGGAGAGAACTCGAACGCCGGGGAGAAAGATGA
- a CDS encoding heavy metal-binding domain-containing protein — MITTTTHSIEGTVVTAYLGIVVGEAIIGANIIKDLFAGVRDVVRGRTGACEEALRTARARALREMSPKAQELGAYAVIGVDIDYEVLGKAGSMLMVTSAGTAVKLG, encoded by the coding sequence ATGATCACAACAACAACCCATTCGATCGAAGGAACGGTGGTCACAGCTTATCTTGGGATCGTCGTGGGTGAAGCCATTATCGGAGCCAACATCATCAAGGATCTTTTCGCGGGGGTACGCGACGTCGTTCGTGGACGCACGGGCGCGTGCGAAGAGGCGTTGCGCACCGCGAGAGCGCGCGCCCTCCGAGAGATGTCGCCCAAAGCTCAGGAACTCGGCGCATACGCGGTGATCGGAGTGGACATCGATTACGAAGTCCTTGGAAAAGCTGGCAGCATGTTGATGGTGACCTCAGCCGGGACGGCCGTGAAACTCGGGTGA